From Gammaproteobacteria bacterium, a single genomic window includes:
- a CDS encoding RNA-binding protein produces the protein MSVKKNARTPAAPAEEEKRIRLDKWLWAARFFKTRALASEAVNGGKVHLNGKRIKPAHTVCPGDELRIRKGPVEFVVRVQKLSRRRGPASEAVLLYEETETSRAARALATEQRRVEASRNPHPKGRPSKRDRRQIHRFSGKGV, from the coding sequence ATGAGCGTCAAGAAAAACGCACGAACTCCCGCCGCGCCAGCCGAGGAGGAAAAACGCATCCGCTTGGACAAGTGGCTGTGGGCAGCGCGCTTTTTTAAAACCAGAGCCTTGGCCAGCGAGGCCGTCAACGGGGGTAAAGTGCATTTGAACGGCAAGCGCATCAAGCCCGCCCACACCGTCTGCCCGGGGGATGAGTTGCGCATACGCAAAGGCCCGGTTGAATTCGTTGTGCGGGTGCAAAAGCTCAGCCGCCGGCGTGGCCCCGCCAGCGAAGCGGTCTTGCTTTACGAAGAAACCGAAACCAGTCGCGCGGCCCGCGCCCTCGCCACCGAGCAGCGACGGGTTGAAGCCTCTCGCAATCCTCACCCCAAGGGCCGGCCCAGCAAGCGGGACCGGCGCCAGATTCACCGTTTCAGCGGCAAAGGTGTTTGA